A section of the Aminiphilus circumscriptus DSM 16581 genome encodes:
- a CDS encoding FAD-binding oxidoreductase, translating to MDNYAKVTPEILTALESVVGVRNVSTDREKREVYSYDEVNRGYWDGEYVAEVVVFPESPEHVAAVLALANERRIPVTPRGAGTGLSGGAVPLHRGIVLSFEKMNRILELDTDNLTITVEPGIVTAEITKAARAAGLLYAGDPCSGDASFIGGNVAENAGGNKVVKYGSTGASVLALEAVLPDGSVTWFGGKRRKDVTGYDFVHLLVGSEGTLAVVTKIVLKLLPLPARVVDLLIPFPDTESAVSFVPRILREAKVVPSSIEFMDRTSILLAQRYLNIRLPHDDAGAHLIVQLEGNDPKMLADEYERVGDLCFAHGALEVFVADNRNVRDKLWKARKCLAEAIMAFSAHSCLEDIAVPSSAVPELMRRTAAITDRWGIEGVHFGHIGDGNMHINFMLPEKRSDWHDLFCGALRELYAAARDLGGTISGEHGIGLKRRDYITTVLDPAQVELIRRVKRAFDPNNILNPGKIVPEALS from the coding sequence ATGGACAACTACGCGAAGGTGACGCCGGAAATTCTGACAGCGCTTGAATCCGTCGTGGGCGTGCGGAACGTGTCCACGGATCGGGAAAAGCGCGAGGTCTATTCCTACGACGAGGTGAATCGGGGGTATTGGGACGGCGAGTACGTGGCGGAGGTGGTGGTCTTTCCGGAATCTCCGGAGCATGTGGCGGCCGTTCTTGCTCTGGCGAACGAGCGGCGCATTCCCGTCACGCCCAGGGGCGCCGGAACGGGACTCTCCGGCGGGGCGGTTCCCCTGCATCGCGGCATTGTGCTCTCCTTCGAGAAGATGAACCGCATTCTCGAACTGGATACGGACAATCTCACCATCACCGTGGAGCCCGGCATCGTCACGGCGGAGATCACCAAGGCAGCCCGTGCGGCGGGGCTCCTTTACGCGGGAGACCCCTGCAGCGGCGATGCTTCCTTCATCGGAGGCAACGTGGCGGAAAACGCGGGGGGAAACAAGGTGGTGAAATACGGCTCCACCGGTGCCTCGGTGCTGGCTCTCGAAGCGGTGCTTCCGGACGGCTCCGTCACCTGGTTCGGAGGCAAGCGCCGCAAGGACGTGACGGGATACGACTTCGTCCATCTGCTCGTGGGTTCCGAGGGAACCCTTGCGGTGGTGACGAAGATCGTCCTCAAGCTCCTTCCCCTTCCGGCTCGGGTGGTGGATCTTCTGATTCCTTTTCCCGATACGGAGAGCGCCGTGTCCTTCGTTCCCCGGATTCTCCGGGAGGCGAAGGTGGTGCCGTCCTCCATCGAGTTCATGGACAGGACCTCCATTCTCCTTGCCCAGCGCTATCTGAACATTCGTCTTCCCCACGACGACGCGGGAGCGCATCTCATCGTCCAGCTCGAAGGAAACGATCCGAAGATGCTTGCCGACGAATACGAGCGCGTCGGCGACCTCTGTTTCGCCCACGGAGCCCTGGAGGTCTTCGTGGCGGACAACCGAAACGTGCGGGACAAGCTCTGGAAAGCCCGAAAGTGCCTCGCCGAGGCGATCATGGCCTTTTCCGCCCACAGCTGTCTCGAGGACATCGCCGTTCCCTCCAGCGCCGTTCCGGAACTCATGCGGCGCACGGCGGCGATCACCGACAGATGGGGCATCGAGGGAGTGCATTTCGGCCACATCGGCGACGGCAATATGCACATCAATTTCATGCTCCCTGAAAAACGTTCAGACTGGCACGACCTCTTCTGCGGAGCGCTCCGGGAGCTTTACGCGGCGGCGAGAGACCTGGGGGGGACGATTTCGGGCGAGCACGGCATCGGATTGAAACGCCGGGACTATATCACGACGGTGCTCGATCCAGCCCAGGTGGAACTCATCCGGCGGGTGAAACGCGCCTTCGATCCGAACAACATCCTGAACCCCGGAAAGATCGTCCCCGAAGCGCTTTCCTGA
- a CDS encoding methyl-accepting chemotaxis protein, which translates to MAAEQRHGISLKIQILAGAALIMVGLIAAVFMGSYFAARDRLLEASTKQGLGSSSSLQMAVESDLALVKRMASANLEITAGLVQGGRLMTSMNTVKVGEREVPIVFVSIGGLRQITGDHAMVDEWSNRLGGAFTIFQVIEENGKQEMVRVATTIADETGKRVVGSSISADDPVFKAVVERKETFKGVVEVQGTMFYGAYRMLTADQEDSPKLVLFAGIEMSPLLNLILNARMGEGSYAFAFTQDGKVLAHPALEKGTDISSAAPEFWEAYAKTGTSEEVVNFSYLFQGKQREGFVFPIKELGWSVGFSVPDEIVLKPLAAMRNQMLVTAIPVLLVGLGILALFVGRLVAPLRRVVDTAGEIARGNLAVTVTGDETSRNEIAVVLGAFARITESYRGLVERMLDLRRLFDERGADMARIGADVEEAITGTLDAAQEMVGTVSSISSAADETRAGVDEVTTTAQHTAQITTSLSEKAGGISEKASGDGEAVQHLASEIEKVGGAGKRIREAMKALEESVSRVSDFVNAITGIADQTNLLALNAAIEAARAGDAGRGFAVVAEEVRKLAEQSNEAARQVQTIIGEIQERTKSATKDTEQTVTLIGEAMGTSTTTAMRIREIVPQIAEISEGVQSIAASSQEQLASNEEIAAAMDNILHQVGAGQRAADMVEKASRKVAEQMDALRAIREEQGQLLESLEEILSVYVLEEKGALGAPLPALRGGKKG; encoded by the coding sequence GTGGCGGCCGAACAGCGACACGGCATTTCTTTGAAAATCCAGATTTTGGCGGGAGCTGCACTCATCATGGTGGGTCTCATCGCGGCGGTGTTCATGGGGAGTTATTTCGCTGCCAGGGACCGATTGCTCGAAGCATCCACAAAACAGGGGCTTGGTTCCTCATCGAGCCTGCAGATGGCCGTGGAAAGCGATCTTGCGCTGGTAAAACGCATGGCCTCGGCAAATCTCGAGATTACCGCGGGGCTCGTGCAGGGAGGGCGTCTCATGACGTCCATGAATACCGTCAAGGTCGGCGAGCGGGAGGTTCCCATCGTCTTCGTCTCCATTGGGGGGCTTCGGCAGATCACGGGGGATCACGCCATGGTGGACGAGTGGTCGAACCGGCTCGGCGGAGCCTTCACCATCTTCCAGGTCATCGAGGAGAACGGAAAACAGGAGATGGTCCGGGTGGCCACCACCATCGCCGACGAGACGGGGAAGCGCGTGGTGGGGTCGTCGATCTCCGCGGACGATCCGGTCTTTAAAGCCGTGGTGGAGCGCAAAGAGACCTTTAAGGGCGTCGTGGAGGTGCAGGGTACGATGTTTTACGGCGCGTACCGCATGCTCACCGCCGATCAGGAGGACAGTCCGAAACTCGTTCTCTTCGCCGGCATCGAAATGAGCCCTCTTCTGAATCTCATTCTCAACGCCCGCATGGGGGAAGGAAGCTACGCCTTCGCGTTCACCCAGGACGGAAAGGTCCTCGCGCATCCGGCGCTCGAAAAGGGAACGGACATTTCCTCGGCAGCGCCAGAATTCTGGGAGGCCTACGCCAAGACCGGAACAAGCGAAGAGGTCGTGAACTTCAGCTATCTTTTCCAGGGCAAACAGCGGGAGGGCTTTGTCTTTCCCATCAAGGAACTCGGCTGGAGCGTCGGCTTCTCCGTTCCGGACGAGATTGTCCTCAAACCCCTTGCGGCCATGCGGAACCAGATGCTCGTCACGGCGATTCCGGTTCTTCTCGTCGGCCTCGGAATACTCGCCCTCTTCGTGGGGCGCCTCGTGGCGCCGTTGCGGCGCGTGGTGGACACCGCCGGTGAGATCGCCCGGGGAAATCTCGCCGTCACGGTCACGGGGGACGAGACGAGCCGGAACGAGATCGCCGTCGTCCTGGGGGCCTTCGCGAGAATCACCGAATCCTATCGTGGCCTGGTGGAGAGAATGCTCGATCTGCGCCGTCTCTTCGACGAGCGTGGGGCGGACATGGCCCGCATCGGTGCCGATGTGGAGGAGGCCATCACAGGAACTCTCGATGCTGCCCAGGAAATGGTGGGAACGGTGAGTTCCATTTCCTCCGCCGCTGACGAGACGAGGGCCGGCGTGGACGAGGTGACCACCACGGCGCAGCACACCGCGCAGATCACCACGTCTTTGAGCGAAAAGGCGGGAGGCATTTCCGAAAAAGCCTCCGGCGACGGTGAAGCCGTACAGCATCTCGCGTCCGAGATCGAAAAGGTGGGAGGCGCGGGCAAACGGATCCGGGAGGCCATGAAGGCTCTGGAAGAATCCGTATCCCGCGTGTCCGATTTCGTGAACGCCATCACCGGCATCGCGGACCAGACGAATCTGCTCGCCCTGAATGCCGCCATCGAGGCCGCTCGTGCCGGAGACGCCGGTCGCGGGTTTGCCGTGGTGGCCGAGGAAGTGCGAAAATTAGCGGAGCAGTCCAATGAGGCGGCCCGGCAGGTCCAGACCATCATCGGAGAGATCCAGGAGCGTACCAAGAGCGCTACGAAGGACACGGAGCAGACCGTGACCCTCATCGGCGAGGCCATGGGCACCTCCACGACCACGGCGATGCGCATCCGGGAGATCGTTCCCCAGATCGCGGAGATCTCCGAGGGGGTTCAATCCATCGCGGCGTCCTCGCAGGAACAGCTCGCGAGCAACGAGGAAATCGCCGCCGCCATGGACAACATCCTCCATCAGGTCGGAGCGGGGCAGCGTGCGGCGGACATGGTGGAAAAAGCGTCCCGAAAGGTGGCGGAGCAGATGGACGCGCTTCGGGCCATTCGTGAGGAGCAGGGGCAGCTTCTCGAGTCGCTGGAGGAGATCCTCTCCGTGTACGTCCTAGAGGAGAAGGGCGCTCTCGGCGCGCCGCTCCCCGCTCTGCGGGGAGGAAAGAAGGGGTAG
- a CDS encoding putative hydro-lyase, with product MTLTLDALAHVSPEEARKRIRNGEWPRPTSGLCRGHVQANLVILPREWAYDFLVFAQRNPKPCPILDVTEPGDPEPKLTAPGADLRTDLPKYRIWKEGQLVAEPEDIREYWRDDLVAFLLGCSFSFEGALLEAGVPVRHMELGLNVPMYKTNIPCMPAGRLSGPLVVSMRPIPHSLVPKAVLCTGRFPAVHGAPVHIGDPAAIGIADIRQPDFGQAVPIHEGETPVFWACGVTPQAALMASRPPFAITHSPGHMFLCNPKDSDYAVF from the coding sequence ATGACCCTGACCCTGGATGCACTGGCCCACGTAAGCCCCGAGGAGGCACGGAAACGGATCCGGAACGGAGAATGGCCCCGCCCCACCTCGGGCCTGTGCCGCGGACACGTACAGGCGAACCTTGTGATCCTTCCCCGGGAGTGGGCCTACGATTTCCTCGTCTTTGCCCAGCGCAACCCCAAGCCCTGCCCTATTCTGGACGTCACGGAACCCGGCGATCCCGAGCCGAAACTGACCGCGCCTGGAGCGGACCTTCGGACCGACCTGCCCAAATATCGCATCTGGAAAGAGGGACAGCTCGTGGCAGAACCCGAGGACATCCGGGAATACTGGCGGGACGATCTGGTGGCCTTTCTTCTGGGCTGCTCCTTCTCCTTCGAAGGGGCGCTCCTCGAGGCAGGCGTGCCGGTACGTCATATGGAACTCGGCCTGAACGTTCCCATGTACAAGACGAACATTCCCTGCATGCCCGCGGGACGCCTCTCCGGTCCTCTGGTGGTGAGCATGCGCCCCATTCCTCACTCCCTGGTCCCCAAGGCGGTGCTCTGCACGGGGCGCTTTCCCGCCGTTCACGGCGCGCCCGTGCACATCGGCGACCCCGCTGCTATCGGCATCGCGGACATCCGACAGCCGGACTTCGGCCAGGCCGTTCCGATCCACGAGGGCGAAACACCCGTTTTCTGGGCCTGCGGCGTGACCCCCCAGGCGGCCCTGATGGCAAGCCGTCCCCCCTTCGCGATCACCCATTCGCCAGGTCACATGTTCCTCTGCAACCCGAAAGACAGCGACTACGCGGTATTCTGA